The genome window GTGGACCACGTGCAGGGGCGCGGCGAGGATTTCTGCGAGGTAACGCGCTCGGCCGGGCTCACCGGCGTCATCGCCAAACGCGCGGAGAGTACCTACGCTTCGGGTCGTTCCGCGGAATGGGTCCGGATCCCGGTGCTCGATCCAACCGACGAGCCACCACCCCACGACCTCGTGACCGCTCTCCGCACGATGCGGCCCACGAAACGCAAGATCGCGTTCACCAATCTCGACAAGGTTCTCTGGCCCGACGACGGCTTCACCAAGGGCGACCTCATCCGCTACTACGAGCAGGTGGCGGAAACGCTTCTCCCCTACCTCTACGAGCGACCGGTGCACATGCTGCGATACCCCGACGGAATTCGGGGAAAATCCTTCTATCAGAAGGACGCGCCCGATCACATCCCCGATTGGGTGGTGACCGAGACCATCGAATCGGACGACCAGCCGATCCACTACATCGTCTGCAACGACCGCGACACGCTCATCCTCATGGCCAACCTCGCGAGCATCGACCTGCATCCCTGGTTGTCCCGGCGCGACCGGCGCGACACACCCGATTGGGCCGTTTTCGACCTCGACGCCAAGAAGTCTCCTTTTTCTGACGTCGTGAAGATCGCCCGCACGATCGGAAAGATCCTCCGCGGGATTGGCCTGAGGCCCTACCTGAAGACTTCCGGCGCGACCGGAATCCACATCTATGTCCCGGTTCTGCCCATCTACACCTACGAACACACCCGAACGTTCTGCCAGATGGTCTCCACTTTCGTCGCCCGCGAGCACAAGGACATCGCCACCGTCGAGCGGCTGCCGAGCCGTCGGGGAAACAAAGTCTACGTCGACTTCGGACAAAACCGCCGCGGCCAGACCGTCGTTCCCCCTTATGCCGTCCGACCGAGGCCCAAAGCACCTGTATCCGCTCCGCTCACGTGGGACGAGCTCGACGTCGAGCTCGATCCGACGGCCTTCAACATGAAGACGATCCTCGCGCGGCTCGCGAAGGAGGGAGACCTGTTCCAGGGCGCGCTCAGGGATCCGCAGGATCTGCTGGCGGCCGTCCAGGCATTTCAGGAAGTCTATCTCTAATACCTTTACGGGTCCGTTTCCAGCCCTTCCCCGCGGCTCACCCGACGGTGGATAGACGAGGGAGCGCATGCCCTCGGTCAGGGCGTGGAGCTCCCCGCTTTCGTGTGTCTGGGAACTTTGAAACAGTCACCGCCCTCCGATCGCACTGCTGCGACGTCCGGTCATTCCCTTCAGCCTGCGCTCACCGACGGCAAATACTCATCTCGTCTGCGAGTTTCTCCTCGTCGCCTCAACGTTCGACGATACCAAATGCCTATCATTAACAGGAGTCCCTACAGCATTCGCGAGACCAAGGCCGTGAGGATGGGATTGTTGAAGGCGATGACCAGCCAGTGAGCCAGCCATCTCCCTCGTCTGCGGTACTCGAGACTCTCTCGTGACAACGGTGGAGTCGAGCAGTAAGGTGGTCCGCAAGCATCCGCCTGGTGCGAATGAGCCAACTGACATCGAGGCGTCCAAGCCGGGCCAAACCCAACCGGTGAGAAACGCGGCGCCATAGACGAGGACGATCACGAGGATGACAAGTAGGATCACATCTCAATAAGCCATCGCGTAGCAGTCGCGTCGTGGGTCGGCGCCCGCGATCCGGGAGCCCGTCTTCGGATCGAGCATGACCACCGTCGAGCAGCCGGAGACGGTGAGATCTGGCACCGCATCCAGGTCGTGGCCGCGTGCTTTCAACGCATCGACGACCTCCTGACCGACGCCCGCTTCGATTCTCAAGCGGTTGAGTCCGAGTGGGTGGGGCCAGAACGAGCCATAGAGGTGAAACGTCTGGACCCTTGGCTCTTCGATGGCGGTATGGAGGTTCGGGTACCAGTCGTCCCAGAACTCCACGATGTTCAGAAACGTCTGGACGATCGTCTGCTCCTGGTTGTCGCCGCCCGGTGTTCCAATGGCGAGGAACGGCTCGCCGTCGCGGAGCACGATCGAGGGCGTGAGCGTATATCGTGGACGGGACCTCGGTCGAAGCTGATTGGCGCGCGTCCGGTCGAGCCAGAATTGCTCGCCGCGGACGCTCATCGGGATCCCGGTTTCGCCTAATATCACAGCGCCCGTGATCCATCCTCCGCTCGGTGTGCTGTCGAAAATGTTACCATCGCGATCGATGATGGCGATGTGGGTGGTGTCCTTGAGGACCGAAGCATCGAGCGCTTCCTCGTCCACCGCGCCCTCGCCGTCACTCGTCGCCTCGCGGCCGGCGACCCAGAACGGCCACGTTTTTACCTCAGGATCGTAGGGGAGAGGATCTCCGGCGAGGAGCTGGCGTGAGGCCTGAGCCATGTCGATGAGCTTCGCCCGCTCCCGCGCGTAGTCTTTGGAGAGAAGTCCCGCCGCCGGAATGTCGACGAAGTCGGGATCGGCGAAATAGGTATCGCGGTCGGCATAGGCGAGCTTCATGGCTTCGACGAGAACGTGGAGGTAGTCGGCGGAATTCCGTCCCATCGACGCGAGGTCGAAAGTCTCGAGGATGTTGAGAGTTTGAAGGAGAGCCGGTCCCTGGCTGTTGAACGATTGTTTGTACACGGTATAGCCGCGGTAGGTGACGGACGTCGGCTCCTCGACCCGAGCATAGAACTCGGAGAAATCCTCGAGCTCGAAGGGCGCGCCGTGCTCTTTCAGAAAGGCCACCATTTCTCTTGCAATGTCGCCCTTGTAGAAACGATCCCGTGCCGCGACGATGCCCGCCTCCCGGCCTCTCTCGCGTCGGTCGCGCTCGGCTTCGACCATGCGGGTGAGCGTGCGCGCCATGGCGGGAAATGCGATAGTCTCACCGGCCTCGTAGGAGGATCCGTCCGGTTTCAGCCAGAACTGCTCGTTCGCCGGCCACTGGTGGATGAAGTCGAGGTTGCGCTCGATTGTCGCAACCGTCCTCGGGCGCAGAGGAAAGCCATCCCGGGCGTACTCGATGGCGCGCTCGGAAACCTCCTCGAAGCTCATGGTGCCCCAGCGCTCGAGCACGGTGAGAGCGGCGTGGAGCGCTCCAGGAACGACGGCGGGGTCGAGTCCCTTGCCATCGAGGCTCTTGCCGCGCTCCTCGTACCATTCGATGGTCGCCGCCTTAGCCGCCCAGCCCTGTCCAGCAATGGAGATCACCCTGCTTTCCTTCACCGGATAGACGAGGACGAGCCCTTCACCCCCGATGCTGTAGAGATCCTGCTCCACCACGCCCCCGACGAGGAGCGCAGCAACGCCAGCATCGAACGCGTTGCCGCCCCGCTGCAGGATCTCGACCGCTGCGGCCGTCGTCAGGGGGTGGCCGGCGGAAACTCCAGCGTTCCGGCCCGCGACCATGGGTCTTTGACCGGCTGGGGCAGAGTCGGACAGGACGATCACCATTACCATGGAGAGGGAGAATCGAGCCGACATCGCGCGCTCCTTTCGGAAGACGAAGGATGGTATACCGCTCGTCAGGGCAGGGACAAGAAGCCGATCCCGAGCAGCCCGCAAGGAAGCCGGCCACGAGGTGTTGAGCCGAGGTCTCCCGTATACCGCCGACCGAGATCGACGAGGTCATGGCGAGTGGGTAGCCAAGGTGCGATTTCGAGCCCAGCCGGGATATGCTTATCGCCTGGTGAGAACCCACGTGCTCGATCGCCTGCTCGAGGCGCGGCGCGCCTACCCTCTCGAGCAGATTCCGCTCCCCGCTTTCGCGACCGCGGGCTATCGATTCGACGTTGCGACTCTCGAGCGTCGCCCGAGCGCCCGAGTCGCGCCCTGAGAGAAGCCATCGCGACGTGTCGTCCGTGCGGGAAGAGGCAGAAGGGCGAAACCTGCGCGCTGAGTTCGAGGATTGGGCTCTGCCCGTCGCTCCCGCTCTCTACCGAACGGCGCACCGGCTCACCCGCCGTCCCGAGGACGCCCGCGACCTCGTACAGGAGACGATGCTACGGGCGTACCGCACGTTTCAGAATTTTCAGCCGGGAACGAACGTCAGGGCCTGGTTGTTTACGATCCTGTATTCGATCGTGAGCAACGAATGGCGCCGTCGGCAGCGGGCACCGGAGGAGGTGTCCATGGACGTGATCGAAGAACGGTTCGCGAAAGCTCTCCGGACGCCCGACATCGATGCCGAATCGGCACTCCTCCAGCGGATCGACGCTTCCCCCGAGATCGACTCGGCGCTTCGAGGGCTGCCCGAAGACTACCGGGCGGCGATATTGCTCGTGGACGTCGAAGAGCTCAGCTACGAGGACGCGGCCGGCGTGCTGGGATGCCCGGTTGGCACGGTGCGCTCGCGCCTCCATCGCGCGCGAAAGCTCTTGTTCATCGCGCTTCGGGACTACGCGCGCCGTATAGGGGTGGCCGAAGGATAGACACGATGGGCGAGAAGCGAATACATCCGAAAGACGCCCTCCAGGATGCCCTGGACGGGCGCCTCGTTCCTCATGAGCGAGCGGAGCTCGACGAGCATCTCGCTTCCTGCTCGGACTGCCGCCGCGAGCTCGAAGCCCTCCGCTGGACTAAAGCGCAAGCGGCGTCCGGTTCGGTGGAACTTCCTCCCGATCTCGAGACTTCGTTGCGCGCGGCTTTTGATGAAGAGGATCGGGCTTCGGCGAGGCGATCTCCTCTGCCGCGCGCGGTTTCCTGGATCGCAGCGGCCGCGGCCCTGGTGGCGGCGATATGGTTCGCCGCACGCCTCTTGACGCCTTCGATACCCGAGCTCGTCGCCGCCGAAGTGGAGGCTTACGCCTCGAACGACATGGACTTCGAGATCCGGTCCCGGAACGTCTCCGAGCTCGAATCGTTCTTCGTGCAAAGAGAGATGCCGTTCAAGGTCACGGTGTATGACCTGGGAATGATGGACTACGGGCTCGAGGCGGGCGCGGTGCGGTCCCTCGGCGGCCGGACCGGTTCGCTCGTCGCCTACCGGAGCGCGGACGGTCGCGTGCTTCTCTGCAGAATGTACCTGGGGCACGTCTCCGAGCTCCCGGCACCTTCCGAGCAGCGAACGAACGAAGGCATCACGTTCTATCTCTACCGCGACCAGGGCACGACACTCGTCTTCTGGCAAGAGGGCGCGATGGTCTGCGTTCTCGCCGGGGACGCCGATACCGAGACTATCGTTCAGCTCGCGTTCGCCAAAGCCGTCAGAGTCTGATCGAAAGTTCCCTCCCGGGAACTATTCGAGCTCCCGCGCTGTTCTCCACCCTTAGCAGCCTCCGACGCGCTGCGTAAAACAAAAAGGAGTTCACTCATGAACAAACGTTCGTTCTCCGTTCTCGCCTGTCTCTGCCTCTTCGTCGCCACAGCGGACGCCAAAGAACGGCGTCGCTCGTTCTCCGGCGCCGTCTACACCGCAACGAATGCCCCTTCGGGCAACGAGATCTTGATCTTCGATCGGCTCGCGGACGGCCGCCTGGTTCCGGCCGGAGCCTCAGGCACCGGCGGCCTTGGAACCGGGACCGGCCTCGGCAATCAGGGCGGTCTGATCTTGACCGGTGACGAGAAGTGGCTCCTGGCCGTCAACGCCGGAAGCGATGAGATTTCCGTGTTTCGGGTGCGTCGACGCGGAATCCAGCTCGTCGACGTGGAACCCAGCAACGGCTCGATGCCGATAAGCCTCACCGAGGACGATGGTCTCGTCTACGTCCTGAACGCCGGGAGCGACAGCATCACCGGTTTTTGGCTGGAACGCGACGGAAACCTCTCTCCCATCTCCGGATCGACACGGCTTCTGAGCGGCTCGGGCGCGGGGCCGGCCCAGATCTCCTTCGACCCTCGAGGCAAAATCCTCGTGGTGACCGAGAAGGCGACCAACAACATCGTTACATTCGAGGTGGGCCGCAACGGGCTTCCCGGTAACGCGCAAGTCCAGGACTCGAACGGAGAAACTCCTTTCGGTTTCGCCTTCGGCAAGCGCGGTCAGCTCTTCGTCTCCGAGGCCTTCGGCGGAGCTCCGGAGGCGAGCGCCGTCTCCTCCTACGATGTCGGTCGCGACGGCGAGATCGAGACGATCAGCGCCTCGGTCGGCACCACCGAGACCGCTGCGTGCTGGGTAGTCGTGACCGGCGACGGACGATTCGCCTATACGACCAACACCGGGAGCGGTTCGATCTCGGGCTACTCGATCGAGTTCGACGGCGAGATCGAGCTCCTCGACGACGACGGGCGCACCGGGGAGACCGGTTCCGGATCGAGCCCTATCGACATGTCGATCGCGGGCCGATTCCTCTATTCGCTGAATGGGGGGACGGGAACCATCGGAGTGTTCCGTATTTCCCACGATGGTTCGCTCGTTCGTTTGCCGTTTGCCTCCAGCCTTCCCGCCGGCGTGAACGGGCTCGCGGCACGTTGAACCATTCGGGGACGTGGATCGCGAAGGCGTTTCGGCTTTCGCGGTCCCGTCGGCCCCGACCCAGGCGTCCCAGTCGAGGCCGAAGACTCGTTCAACGCCAACGCTCGCGCTCGATCCCGGGAGAAGAGCATCGTAATTGCCGATGCCGACGCATCTCGGACATCTCGAGCACAAGACCCCACCTCTCTATTAAGATGTGCTTGGGCCGGGACGTCGGGTAAGTTCGACATGGTCAGACAAGCCGCCCCGGGTGAACCTTCCCGGATCGTCCAGCGTAACTTTCAATAGCAACATGTCCGAGCGAGAGGGTTGGCGAGGCCCTGTTCTGTGGGCGCTCGCCTACTTTGTTTTCCAGGTGGCTGTCACGATCGTCGGAAGCGTGCACGGCTATGGGTACTTCATCGACGAGCTCTACTACATCGCCTGCGCGCGTCATCTCGATTGGGGCTATGTGGACCACCCGCCGCTCGCGCCCGCTTTGCTGCGCCTGAATCTCGCGCTATTCGGGGATTCGGTTACGGCCATCCGCCTTCCGAGCGCGCTCGCGGGCGCGCTGACGGTCGCGCTTGCCGGCTTCATCACCTTGCGCATGGGTGGGGGCCGCTTCGCCGTCGCCCTCGCTGCGGTTTCGATAATCACCGCTCCCATCTTTCTCGTCCTGTTCAATTTCTTCTCGATGAACTCGCTCGAGATCCTTCTTTGGACCGCCTGCATCGCGGTCGCCATGGTCATGGTGGAGCGGAACGACCCGAGGCTCTGGGTGGTTTTCGGCTTCGTTGCGGGCTTGTCGCTCGAGAACAAGCACACCGTCGCCGTTCTCGCAGTCACGATCCTCGTAGGGGTTCTCTGCACCACTCAGAGACGCCTCTTGTGGAGTCCATGGCTTCTGGTCGGCGGCGTGGTGGCCTTCGTTCTCTTCCTTCCGAACCTCTTCTGGCAGGTCCAAAACGGGTTTCCCTCCTTGGAGTTCTACCGGAACGCGACGCTCTACAAGAACCGCGCTCTGTCGCCACCGCGAGTTCTGCTCAACCAGGTCCTGTTCATGAACCCGGGAGTCATGCTCGTGTGGCTAGCCGGTCTCTACGCGTTCTGGAAGCGCGCGGCACTTCGATTCGTGAGCGTCGCCTTCCTCTTGATGCTGGTGGTCCTGATCGTCACAGCATCCAGCCGCCCCGATCGCCTCGGCGGCGTCTATCCCGTGCTCTTCGCCGGCGGAGCTTTCGCAATCGAGCGCCGCTTCGCTTCGACGAGAGCGCGTGGGACGTTCCTTGCTTGCGGCGTCATAGGCGGCCTCGCTTTCCTCCCGCTGGCGGTCCCGCTCTTCTCACCCGCAACGGTCGCGCGTTACCTGGTGGCGCTAGGCGTCGACGTTCAAATGGAGAGCGGCGAAGGAAAGCAGGCCCAGCTTCCCCAATGGCTCGCCGACCGCTTCGGGTGGGAGCAGCTCGTGAAGGACGTGACGACGGTCTACGAGTCGCTCCCCGACGAGGAGAAGAAGGACGCGACCATCCTGTCTCCGAGCTACGGCCACGCCGGTGCGATCGAGCTCTTCGGAAGGGATCTTCCTCCCGTCATCTCACCGCACA of Vicinamibacteria bacterium contains these proteins:
- the ligD gene encoding non-homologous end-joining DNA ligase, encoding MKPSSKSIDAYRDKRDFNRTPEPSPEAGARESEALRFVVHRHEARRLHYDLRLEMAGVLKSWAVPRGFSYDPLVKRLAVRTEDHPLAYENFEGVIPKGEYGGGTMTIWDRGRYDLVQAEDGPAAVEEGKLEIRLRGRKLRGEWHLVKTRSENHEWIVFKARDRYARKESDKAPFFDLSSAREAPLFERLEPMKASGERGTFSDPNWLFEVDFQGRRAAIRKAGDEVRLVTPDGEDLGARLPEIVEDARRLRSENAWLDGVVVVSDDSKRPSRQSLESRLAGASQEIAVFYAFDLLFYEEWDLRPVALAARKELLSTLSPLGLQHLLYVDHVQGRGEDFCEVTRSAGLTGVIAKRAESTYASGRSAEWVRIPVLDPTDEPPPHDLVTALRTMRPTKRKIAFTNLDKVLWPDDGFTKGDLIRYYEQVAETLLPYLYERPVHMLRYPDGIRGKSFYQKDAPDHIPDWVVTETIESDDQPIHYIVCNDRDTLILMANLASIDLHPWLSRRDRRDTPDWAVFDLDAKKSPFSDVVKIARTIGKILRGIGLRPYLKTSGATGIHIYVPVLPIYTYEHTRTFCQMVSTFVAREHKDIATVERLPSRRGNKVYVDFGQNRRGQTVVPPYAVRPRPKAPVSAPLTWDELDVELDPTAFNMKTILARLAKEGDLFQGALRDPQDLLAAVQAFQEVYL
- a CDS encoding gamma-glutamyltransferase family protein, with protein sequence MSARFSLSMVMVIVLSDSAPAGQRPMVAGRNAGVSAGHPLTTAAAVEILQRGGNAFDAGVAALLVGGVVEQDLYSIGGEGLVLVYPVKESRVISIAGQGWAAKAATIEWYEERGKSLDGKGLDPAVVPGALHAALTVLERWGTMSFEEVSERAIEYARDGFPLRPRTVATIERNLDFIHQWPANEQFWLKPDGSSYEAGETIAFPAMARTLTRMVEAERDRRERGREAGIVAARDRFYKGDIAREMVAFLKEHGAPFELEDFSEFYARVEEPTSVTYRGYTVYKQSFNSQGPALLQTLNILETFDLASMGRNSADYLHVLVEAMKLAYADRDTYFADPDFVDIPAAGLLSKDYARERAKLIDMAQASRQLLAGDPLPYDPEVKTWPFWVAGREATSDGEGAVDEEALDASVLKDTTHIAIIDRDGNIFDSTPSGGWITGAVILGETGIPMSVRGEQFWLDRTRANQLRPRSRPRYTLTPSIVLRDGEPFLAIGTPGGDNQEQTIVQTFLNIVEFWDDWYPNLHTAIEEPRVQTFHLYGSFWPHPLGLNRLRIEAGVGQEVVDALKARGHDLDAVPDLTVSGCSTVVMLDPKTGSRIAGADPRRDCYAMAY
- a CDS encoding sigma-70 family RNA polymerase sigma factor gives rise to the protein MSSVREEAEGRNLRAEFEDWALPVAPALYRTAHRLTRRPEDARDLVQETMLRAYRTFQNFQPGTNVRAWLFTILYSIVSNEWRRRQRAPEEVSMDVIEERFAKALRTPDIDAESALLQRIDASPEIDSALRGLPEDYRAAILLVDVEELSYEDAAGVLGCPVGTVRSRLHRARKLLFIALRDYARRIGVAEG
- a CDS encoding zf-HC2 domain-containing protein: MGEKRIHPKDALQDALDGRLVPHERAELDEHLASCSDCRRELEALRWTKAQAASGSVELPPDLETSLRAAFDEEDRASARRSPLPRAVSWIAAAAALVAAIWFAARLLTPSIPELVAAEVEAYASNDMDFEIRSRNVSELESFFVQREMPFKVTVYDLGMMDYGLEAGAVRSLGGRTGSLVAYRSADGRVLLCRMYLGHVSELPAPSEQRTNEGITFYLYRDQGTTLVFWQEGAMVCVLAGDADTETIVQLAFAKAVRV
- a CDS encoding beta-propeller fold lactonase family protein, with the translated sequence MNKRSFSVLACLCLFVATADAKERRRSFSGAVYTATNAPSGNEILIFDRLADGRLVPAGASGTGGLGTGTGLGNQGGLILTGDEKWLLAVNAGSDEISVFRVRRRGIQLVDVEPSNGSMPISLTEDDGLVYVLNAGSDSITGFWLERDGNLSPISGSTRLLSGSGAGPAQISFDPRGKILVVTEKATNNIVTFEVGRNGLPGNAQVQDSNGETPFGFAFGKRGQLFVSEAFGGAPEASAVSSYDVGRDGEIETISASVGTTETAACWVVVTGDGRFAYTTNTGSGSISGYSIEFDGEIELLDDDGRTGETGSGSSPIDMSIAGRFLYSLNGGTGTIGVFRISHDGSLVRLPFASSLPAGVNGLAAR
- a CDS encoding glycosyltransferase family 39 protein, with the protein product MSEREGWRGPVLWALAYFVFQVAVTIVGSVHGYGYFIDELYYIACARHLDWGYVDHPPLAPALLRLNLALFGDSVTAIRLPSALAGALTVALAGFITLRMGGGRFAVALAAVSIITAPIFLVLFNFFSMNSLEILLWTACIAVAMVMVERNDPRLWVVFGFVAGLSLENKHTVAVLAVTILVGVLCTTQRRLLWSPWLLVGGVVAFVLFLPNLFWQVQNGFPSLEFYRNATLYKNRALSPPRVLLNQVLFMNPGVMLVWLAGLYAFWKRAALRFVSVAFLLMLVVLIVTASSRPDRLGGVYPVLFAGGAFAIERRFASTRARGTFLACGVIGGLAFLPLAVPLFSPATVARYLVALGVDVQMESGEGKQAQLPQWLADRFGWEQLVKDVTTVYESLPDEEKKDATILSPSYGHAGAIELFGRDLPPVISPHNSYFFWGRESAKRLSRGVAITLGYDADDLRDVYRTVERVAVYDCDFCMPWRDQMGIYVARGPKLAPEEVGTAWEGAKHFE